In one window of Polaromonas naphthalenivorans CJ2 DNA:
- a CDS encoding DNA-directed RNA polymerase subunit alpha, with product MQTNLLKPKTINVEQLGANRAKVTLEPFERGYGHTLGNALRRVLLSSMVGHAATEVTIAGVLHEYSSIDGVQEDVVNILLNLKGVVFKLHNRDEVTLSLRKDGEGPITAADIQTPHDVEIVNPDHVIMNLSHGGKIDMQIKVENGRGYVPGNVRRYGDESPKSIGRIVLDASFSPVKRVSYTVESARVEQRTDLDKLVLEIETNGAVTAEDAVRASAKILVEQLAVFAQLEGNELGAIINDPAPRSSQQFDPILLRPVDELELTVRSANCLKAENIYYIGDLIQRTENELLKTPNLGRKSLNEIKEVLASRGLTLGMRLESWPPAGLDKR from the coding sequence ATGCAGACTAATTTGTTAAAACCAAAAACTATCAATGTTGAGCAGCTTGGCGCAAACCGCGCCAAGGTGACTCTCGAGCCTTTTGAGCGTGGTTACGGCCATACGCTGGGCAACGCGCTGCGTCGTGTACTGCTGTCATCCATGGTGGGCCATGCTGCAACTGAAGTGACTATCGCCGGTGTTTTGCATGAGTACTCTTCCATTGACGGTGTCCAGGAAGATGTTGTCAACATCCTGTTAAACCTCAAGGGTGTAGTCTTCAAACTACACAACCGCGATGAAGTGACTTTGAGCCTCCGCAAGGATGGCGAAGGTCCGATCACTGCGGCTGATATCCAGACGCCTCATGATGTTGAAATTGTCAACCCTGACCATGTGATCATGAACTTGTCGCACGGCGGCAAGATTGACATGCAGATCAAGGTCGAGAATGGTCGCGGCTATGTGCCGGGTAACGTCCGCCGTTATGGTGACGAGTCGCCAAAGTCGATTGGCCGCATTGTGCTCGATGCTTCTTTTTCTCCGGTCAAGCGCGTCAGCTACACCGTTGAAAGTGCCCGCGTTGAGCAGCGTACGGATCTGGATAAACTGGTTCTGGAAATTGAAACCAATGGCGCAGTAACTGCAGAAGACGCGGTTCGTGCATCAGCCAAGATACTTGTTGAACAACTGGCTGTATTTGCCCAGTTGGAAGGCAATGAATTGGGCGCAATCATCAATGATCCGGCGCCTCGCAGTTCGCAGCAATTCGATCCCATTCTGCTGCGCCCAGTCGATGAACTCGAACTCACGGTGCGTTCGGCAAACTGCTTGAAAGCAGAAAATATTTACTACATTGGCGATCTGATCCAGCGCACCGAAAATGAGCTGCTCAAGACTCCCAATCTGGGACGGAAATCTCTCAACGAGATCAAGGAAGTATTGGCCTCTCGCGGCCTGACACTGGGAATGCGTCTTGAAAGCTGGCCTCCTGCCGGCCTTGACAAGCGCTGA
- the rplQ gene encoding 50S ribosomal protein L17, translating into MRHGHGLRKLNRTSEHRLAMLRNMMNSLLQHEAIKTTLPKAKELRRVVEPMITLAKTPTLANKRLAFDRLRDRDMVVKLFAELGPRYQTRPGGYTRILKMGFRVGDNAPMALVELVDRPDVSEEIKDDAAAAK; encoded by the coding sequence ATGCGACACGGACACGGACTACGTAAATTAAACCGCACCAGCGAGCACCGCCTCGCCATGTTGCGCAACATGATGAATTCGTTGCTCCAGCACGAAGCCATCAAGACCACGCTGCCAAAAGCCAAAGAGCTGCGCCGCGTGGTTGAGCCCATGATTACCCTGGCAAAAACGCCAACCCTGGCCAACAAGCGCCTGGCATTCGACCGTCTTCGCGACCGCGACATGGTTGTCAAGCTGTTTGCTGAACTCGGCCCACGCTACCAGACCCGTCCAGGCGGCTACACCCGTATCCTGAAGATGGGTTTCCGTGTTGGCGACAATGCGCCTATGGCTTTGGTTGAACTGGTTGATCGTCCTGATGTTTCGGAAGAAATTAAAGATGACGCAGCAGCTGCAAAGTAA
- a CDS encoding cation:proton antiporter, whose translation MIEGNAFTLGILIIGLLLIIMTMASSFLSRLPLSAAMLYLGVGIAIGPLGLGLLQIDALENKVLLERVTEIAVLISLFTAGMKLELPLRDRRWRIPVQLATVSMIVTVGLITALGFYGLGLSLGAAVLLGAILAPTDPVLASDVQVSNPGDRDRLRFGLTGEGGLNDGTAFPFVMLGLGLLGVHELGEGGWRWWMVDVLWAITAGLGLGYLLGTLVGRAIIYLRVRHREALRSDEFIALGLIGLTYGVALLCHSYGFLAVFAAGLALRRIDEGKSARPSEQAEIPESVSGLSPDEQAASGAEAPANMMNAVQRFNSQLESFVEVGIVLAVGVLLATVEFERDALWFVPVLFVLVRPLAVYMGLLGTRVKGSQRNLISWFGIRGIGSLYYLLYAINHGIQPVLADRLLSMALSVVVASVIAHGISVTPLMTHYEARKTARAASP comes from the coding sequence ATGATTGAGGGGAACGCATTCACGCTGGGTATCCTGATCATTGGCTTGTTGCTGATTATCATGACGATGGCCAGTTCCTTCCTCTCCCGTTTGCCACTGAGCGCCGCCATGCTTTATCTCGGGGTCGGCATCGCCATCGGTCCGCTGGGCCTGGGATTGCTCCAGATCGATGCCCTGGAAAACAAGGTGCTGCTGGAGCGGGTAACTGAAATTGCCGTATTGATTTCACTTTTCACCGCCGGTATGAAGCTCGAATTGCCGCTGCGCGACCGGCGCTGGCGAATCCCGGTGCAACTGGCCACTGTCTCCATGATCGTGACCGTGGGTCTGATTACGGCGCTGGGTTTCTATGGACTGGGCCTGTCGCTAGGGGCCGCAGTGCTGCTGGGGGCTATCTTGGCACCGACCGACCCGGTTCTCGCATCCGATGTGCAAGTGTCCAACCCCGGTGACCGCGACCGGCTGCGCTTTGGCCTGACCGGCGAAGGCGGGCTGAACGACGGCACGGCGTTTCCTTTTGTCATGCTGGGACTGGGCTTGCTGGGCGTGCATGAACTGGGCGAAGGCGGCTGGCGGTGGTGGATGGTTGATGTGCTGTGGGCCATCACAGCCGGCCTGGGCCTGGGCTACCTGCTGGGCACGCTGGTGGGCCGCGCCATCATCTATTTGCGTGTACGCCACCGGGAAGCCCTGAGGTCTGACGAATTCATCGCACTCGGCCTGATTGGACTGACCTATGGCGTCGCCCTGCTCTGCCACAGCTACGGTTTTTTGGCGGTCTTCGCCGCTGGACTGGCATTGCGGCGTATTGACGAGGGCAAATCAGCACGGCCTTCCGAGCAGGCTGAGATTCCGGAATCCGTATCCGGATTGAGCCCTGACGAGCAGGCTGCATCCGGTGCCGAAGCGCCAGCCAACATGATGAATGCAGTGCAGCGCTTTAACAGCCAGCTTGAAAGTTTTGTCGAGGTCGGGATTGTTCTGGCGGTCGGTGTGCTGCTGGCAACGGTTGAGTTTGAACGCGACGCACTGTGGTTCGTTCCTGTGCTGTTTGTGCTGGTTCGCCCGCTGGCGGTTTACATGGGCCTGCTCGGCACCCGAGTCAAGGGCTCGCAGCGGAATTTGATAAGCTGGTTTGGGATACGCGGCATCGGTTCGCTGTATTACCTGCTTTATGCCATCAACCATGGCATTCAGCCGGTGCTGGCCGACCGTCTGCTGTCGATGGCGCTATCCGTAGTGGTTGCATCAGTCATTGCGCATGGTATTTCAGTCACGCCACTGATGACGCATTATGAGGCGCGCAAGACCGCTAGAGCGGCTTCACCCTGA
- a CDS encoding phospholipase A, which translates to MTFKLLPLNSLLFMAGLLAGGLAQAQTTPAAKPPANRPSSLGWQVCQAIKDNASAQLTCFQQWAESQLPANTPPASMTTAPANPATGEPATQILLLPSLNTEAPDGKPIGCRNTQYSELSRFWELQRGTDCDTFAIRGYRPISLAFVMSGGVNPPPVIGAGSPPDYSHAETKIQLSVRTKIAKGLLKSGDSDEDDQDSLWFGYSQQSYWQLFNGGLSRPFRTTDHEPELVYIYPHQIALPGGWNYRLSGVGLVHQSNGQSEPLSRSWNRTYLMGAAEKVLGPESSLRLQGRIWDRMHESPADDDNPGIENFIGRAELNATWQINKANTLGVTLRHSLHREAKGSTRIDWMMAPAASPNYTGLRYHVQLFNGYGDSLLDYNKRRNVLSVGLSLVDW; encoded by the coding sequence ATGACTTTCAAACTCCTGCCCCTGAACAGCCTTTTGTTCATGGCCGGACTGCTGGCGGGCGGTTTGGCGCAAGCCCAAACCACTCCGGCTGCCAAACCTCCGGCCAACCGCCCTTCCAGCCTCGGCTGGCAGGTGTGCCAGGCCATCAAGGACAATGCCAGCGCACAGCTGACATGTTTTCAGCAATGGGCCGAATCACAGTTGCCGGCCAATACGCCGCCGGCATCCATGACCACTGCGCCGGCCAATCCGGCCACCGGGGAACCCGCGACGCAGATCCTGCTGCTGCCTTCTCTCAACACCGAGGCGCCTGACGGCAAGCCCATTGGCTGCCGCAACACCCAGTATTCAGAGCTGTCCAGGTTCTGGGAGCTGCAGCGCGGCACCGACTGCGACACCTTTGCCATTCGCGGCTATCGGCCCATTTCCCTGGCTTTCGTCATGTCGGGCGGCGTCAATCCGCCGCCGGTGATCGGGGCCGGGTCGCCACCGGATTACAGCCATGCCGAAACCAAGATCCAGCTGTCGGTACGCACCAAGATTGCCAAGGGTCTGCTCAAAAGCGGCGACTCCGACGAGGATGACCAGGATTCGCTCTGGTTTGGCTACAGCCAGCAAAGCTACTGGCAACTGTTCAACGGTGGCCTGTCGCGGCCGTTCCGCACCACCGACCATGAGCCGGAACTCGTCTATATTTACCCACACCAGATTGCGCTGCCCGGCGGCTGGAATTACCGGCTCTCGGGCGTGGGGCTGGTGCACCAGTCCAACGGCCAGTCAGAACCACTGTCCCGCAGCTGGAACCGCACCTATTTGATGGGCGCGGCGGAAAAAGTGTTGGGCCCGGAGTCCAGCCTGCGCCTGCAGGGCCGCATCTGGGACCGGATGCACGAATCGCCGGCCGATGACGACAACCCCGGGATTGAAAACTTCATCGGCCGCGCCGAACTCAATGCCACCTGGCAGATCAACAAAGCCAACACCCTGGGCGTGACGCTGCGGCACTCGCTGCACCGCGAAGCCAAGGGCTCGACCCGGATTGACTGGATGATGGCGCCGGCAGCCTCGCCCAACTACACCGGCCTGCGCTACCACGTCCAGTTGTTCAACGGCTATGGCGACAGCCTGCTGGACTACAACAAACGGCGCAATGTGCTGAGCGTGGGCCTGAGTCTGGTGGACTGGTAA
- a CDS encoding ATP-dependent helicase: protein MSSPSPASPIAHGLNLAQQEAVNYLHGPCLVLAGAGSGKTRVITHKIGRLIQMGMKPEQIAAITFTNKAAAEMRERAKSLIGKSAKGVLICTFHALGVRMLRQDGAALGLKPQFSILDSDDVTSILKDAGGSTDVATARQWQWTISAWKNQGLNAAQAEAQASGDEERLIARVMGHYEERLAAYQSVDFDDLIGLPLKLLKEHEDVRSKWQASLGHVLVDEYQDTNATQYEVLKLLVGERGRFTAVGDDDQSIYGWRGATLDNLKKLPQDFPTLKVVKLEQNYRSTSAILRAANNVIGPNPKLFPKTLFSELGEGEPVRVVDCDSEEHEAERVVARIQSLRAEGSLLPEGRQYREWKDFCVLYRANHMAKPFEKAFRKANIPYKVSGGQSFFDRAEIKDLCSWMVLLVNNDNNQAFIRSIKTPKRGIGHTTLGALNTFADTYKLSLFESLFSNSLGSVLPAKAVGSLQEFGRYLNDLEYRAKRCVGAEDARIFLTDWLKEIDYEKHLYDGEDSEKVASARWSNVMDFCDWMSQRCGGQIDDTSGATIEKPTKTMLEVVQTIALLSTISEREGDQNVVTLSTLHASKGLEWPHVVLAGVNEGLLPFKLDDDDGQNTDSIALRLQEERRLMYVGITRAQRTLAVDWLRKRKKGRDLIAGVPSRFIAEMALDKATIKEDPREKLKALRAEFAKKSADGLAAAAAAKAAYEGR, encoded by the coding sequence ATGTCTTCACCTTCTCCCGCATCGCCCATCGCCCACGGCCTGAACCTGGCCCAGCAGGAAGCCGTCAACTACCTGCACGGCCCCTGCCTGGTGCTGGCCGGCGCCGGCTCGGGCAAGACACGCGTCATCACGCACAAAATCGGCCGGCTGATCCAGATGGGCATGAAGCCCGAGCAGATTGCCGCCATCACCTTCACCAACAAGGCCGCCGCCGAGATGCGCGAGCGCGCCAAAAGCCTGATCGGCAAGTCGGCCAAGGGCGTGCTGATCTGCACCTTTCATGCGCTGGGCGTGCGCATGCTGCGCCAGGACGGTGCGGCGCTGGGCCTGAAACCGCAGTTTTCCATCCTCGACAGCGACGATGTGACCAGCATTTTGAAGGATGCGGGCGGCAGCACCGACGTGGCCACGGCGCGCCAGTGGCAATGGACCATCAGCGCCTGGAAAAACCAGGGACTCAACGCCGCGCAGGCCGAGGCGCAGGCCAGCGGCGACGAGGAACGCCTGATTGCGCGCGTGATGGGCCACTACGAAGAGCGCCTCGCCGCCTACCAGAGCGTCGATTTCGACGACCTGATCGGCCTGCCGCTCAAGCTGCTCAAGGAGCATGAAGACGTGCGCAGCAAATGGCAGGCGTCGCTCGGCCATGTTCTGGTCGATGAATACCAGGACACCAACGCCACGCAGTACGAAGTGCTCAAACTGCTGGTCGGCGAGCGCGGCCGCTTCACGGCGGTCGGCGACGATGACCAGTCGATCTACGGCTGGCGCGGCGCGACGCTGGACAACCTGAAAAAGCTGCCGCAGGACTTTCCGACCCTGAAGGTGGTCAAACTGGAGCAGAACTACCGCTCGACCAGCGCCATCCTGCGCGCCGCCAACAACGTCATCGGCCCGAACCCCAAGCTGTTCCCGAAAACCCTGTTCAGCGAACTGGGCGAAGGTGAGCCGGTGCGGGTGGTCGATTGCGACAGCGAGGAGCACGAGGCCGAACGCGTGGTGGCCCGCATCCAGAGCCTGCGCGCCGAAGGCAGCCTGCTGCCAGAAGGCAGGCAGTACCGCGAATGGAAGGACTTTTGCGTGCTGTACCGGGCCAACCACATGGCCAAGCCGTTCGAAAAAGCCTTTCGCAAGGCCAATATTCCCTACAAGGTGTCGGGCGGCCAAAGCTTTTTCGACCGCGCCGAGATCAAGGACCTGTGCAGCTGGATGGTCCTGCTGGTCAACAACGACAACAACCAGGCCTTCATCCGCTCCATCAAGACGCCCAAGCGCGGCATTGGCCACACCACGCTGGGCGCGCTGAACACCTTTGCCGACACCTACAAGCTCAGCCTGTTCGAGTCGCTGTTCAGCAATTCGCTGGGCTCGGTGCTGCCGGCCAAGGCGGTCGGTTCGCTGCAGGAATTTGGCCGCTATTTGAACGACCTCGAATACCGCGCCAAGCGATGCGTGGGCGCGGAAGATGCACGCATTTTCCTGACCGACTGGCTCAAGGAAATCGACTACGAAAAGCACCTCTACGACGGCGAGGACAGCGAAAAGGTGGCTAGCGCGCGCTGGAGCAACGTGATGGATTTTTGCGACTGGATGTCCCAGCGCTGCGGCGGCCAGATTGACGACACCTCGGGCGCGACGATTGAAAAACCGACCAAGACCATGCTCGAAGTGGTGCAAACGATTGCCCTGCTGTCCACCATCAGCGAGCGCGAGGGCGACCAGAACGTCGTGACGCTCTCCACGCTGCACGCATCCAAGGGCCTGGAGTGGCCGCATGTGGTGCTTGCCGGTGTCAACGAAGGCCTGCTGCCCTTCAAGCTGGACGACGACGACGGCCAGAACACCGACAGCATCGCGCTGCGCCTGCAGGAAGAGCGCCGCCTGATGTATGTCGGCATCACTAGAGCCCAGCGCACGCTGGCCGTGGACTGGCTGCGCAAGCGCAAGAAAGGCCGCGACCTGATCGCCGGCGTGCCCAGCCGCTTCATCGCCGAAATGGCGCTGGACAAGGCGACCATCAAGGAAGACCCGCGCGAAAAGCTCAAGGCCCTGCGCGCCGAATTCGCCAAGAAATCCGCCGATGGGCTGGCCGCGGCGGCAGCGGCGAAAGCGGCTTACGAAGGCCGGTAA
- a CDS encoding M20 family metallopeptidase, translating to MTLENHNTALDAWIDAHFDEEVQFLQALVRVPTDTPPGNNAPHAERTAELLENFGFEVEKYPVPTQAVKDYGLESLTNLVVRRQYGPGPVIALNAHGDVVPPGDGWTHDPYGAEIVDGKLYGRASAVSKSDFASYTFAVRALEALGLPLQGGIELLFTYDEEFGGELGPGWLLKNRLSRPDLLIAAGFSYQVITAHNGCLQMEVTVHGKMAHAAIPDTGIDALQGATAILTALYLQNQHYQSITSKVEGITHPYLNVGRIEGGTNTNVVPGKVTLRLDRRMIPEENPAEVEAEVRRVILDAAATVPGITVEIKRLLMAGAWKPDNRNAALVQALQKHGEAVFGEPIPTSGTPLYTDVRLFGAAGIPAAIYGAGPRTVLESNAKRADEHLVLEDLRRATKVVARTLLELLQ from the coding sequence ATGACCCTTGAGAACCACAACACCGCGCTTGACGCCTGGATCGACGCCCATTTCGACGAAGAAGTGCAATTTCTGCAGGCGCTGGTGCGCGTGCCCACCGACACGCCACCGGGCAACAATGCGCCGCACGCCGAGCGCACCGCCGAACTGCTCGAAAACTTCGGCTTCGAAGTGGAAAAATACCCGGTGCCCACGCAGGCAGTGAAAGATTACGGGCTCGAATCACTCACCAACCTGGTCGTTCGCCGCCAGTACGGCCCCGGCCCGGTCATTGCCCTGAATGCCCACGGCGACGTGGTGCCGCCCGGCGATGGCTGGACACACGACCCGTATGGCGCCGAGATCGTGGACGGCAAGCTCTATGGCCGGGCGTCGGCCGTGAGCAAAAGCGATTTCGCCAGCTACACCTTCGCCGTCCGCGCGCTTGAAGCGCTGGGTCTGCCGCTCCAGGGCGGCATCGAGTTGCTGTTCACCTATGACGAGGAATTCGGCGGCGAACTCGGCCCCGGCTGGCTGCTGAAAAACAGGCTCAGCCGGCCCGACCTCTTGATCGCCGCCGGCTTCAGCTACCAGGTCATCACCGCGCACAACGGCTGCCTGCAGATGGAAGTGACCGTGCACGGCAAGATGGCCCATGCCGCGATTCCCGACACCGGCATCGACGCGCTGCAGGGCGCGACCGCCATCCTCACGGCGCTGTATTTGCAAAACCAGCACTACCAATCCATCACCTCCAAAGTCGAAGGCATCACGCACCCCTACCTCAACGTCGGCCGCATCGAAGGCGGCACCAACACCAATGTGGTGCCCGGCAAGGTCACGCTCAGGCTGGACCGCCGCATGATCCCCGAGGAAAACCCCGCCGAGGTCGAAGCCGAAGTGCGCCGCGTGATTCTTGATGCCGCCGCGACCGTGCCCGGCATCACGGTCGAGATCAAACGCCTGCTGATGGCCGGAGCGTGGAAACCCGACAATCGCAATGCCGCGCTGGTGCAGGCGCTGCAAAAGCATGGCGAAGCGGTCTTCGGCGAGCCCATTCCCACATCAGGCACGCCGCTGTACACCGACGTGCGCCTGTTCGGCGCGGCCGGCATTCCGGCAGCCATTTACGGCGCCGGCCCGCGCACGGTGCTTGAAAGCAACGCCAAGCGCGCCGACGAGCACCTGGTCCTCGAAGACCTGCGCCGCGCGACCAAGGTGGTGGCGCGCACGCTGCTGGAGTTGCTGCAGTAA
- the uraD gene encoding 2-oxo-4-hydroxy-4-carboxy-5-ureidoimidazoline decarboxylase, with protein sequence MTITLDQLNAASQAEFTQLLDGSYEHSPWIAAQAWAQRPFASLAQLKLALVRVVRESGREAQLALIRAHPELAGKAMLSKTLTAESSHEQGKAGLSNCTPAEFARIHQLNANYNAKFGFPFILAVRGPRGLGLAKPEIIATFARRLDNPPDFELAEALRNIHRIAEIRLNDKFGHSPDLGNLVWDWAEQLGTHSDPGYAERGELTVTYLTDAHQACARQLAHWMRDDCSFDEVSIDAVGNVVGIYHGSDPQARRLLTGSHYDTVRNGGKYDGRLGIFVPMACVRELQRQGRRLPFGLEVVGFAEEEGQRYKATFLGSGALTGHFDAAWLDQKDADGITMREAMTQAGLRIDDIPALRRDPARYLGFVEVHIEQGPVLNALDLPLGVVTSINGSVRYVGEIIGMASHAGTTPMNQRRDAATAAAELALYVEKRGGSAENLVATVGMLEVPGGSINVVPGRCKFSLDIRATTDEVRDACAADIVHELQALCQRRGLHYRLEETMRAAAAPSARAWQQRWERAVEALGLPVFRMPSGAGHDAMKLHEIMPQAMLFVRGLNAGISHNPLEAITNDDAELCVRAFQNLLDQLATEFP encoded by the coding sequence ATGACCATCACCTTGGACCAGCTCAACGCCGCCTCGCAGGCCGAATTCACGCAGCTGCTGGACGGCAGCTATGAACATTCGCCGTGGATCGCGGCGCAGGCCTGGGCGCAGCGCCCGTTCGCCAGCCTGGCGCAGCTCAAGCTGGCGCTGGTGCGGGTCGTGCGCGAGTCCGGCCGGGAGGCGCAACTCGCGCTGATCCGCGCCCACCCTGAACTCGCCGGCAAGGCGATGCTGAGCAAAACCCTGACGGCGGAATCAAGCCATGAACAGGGCAAGGCCGGCCTGAGCAACTGCACGCCAGCGGAATTCGCACGGATTCACCAGCTCAATGCCAACTACAACGCAAAGTTCGGTTTTCCCTTCATCCTGGCGGTGCGCGGCCCGCGCGGCTTGGGGCTGGCCAAGCCAGAGATTATTGCCACCTTTGCGCGCCGGCTGGACAACCCTCCCGATTTCGAGCTGGCCGAGGCCTTGCGCAACATCCACCGCATTGCCGAAATCCGTCTCAATGACAAATTCGGCCACTCGCCCGACCTGGGCAATTTGGTCTGGGACTGGGCCGAGCAGCTCGGCACCCACAGCGATCCGGGCTATGCTGAGCGCGGCGAACTCACCGTGACCTACCTGACCGACGCGCACCAGGCCTGCGCCCGGCAGCTGGCACACTGGATGCGGGACGACTGCAGCTTCGACGAAGTGTCGATTGACGCCGTCGGCAATGTTGTCGGCATCTACCACGGCAGCGACCCGCAGGCCAGGCGCCTGTTGACCGGCTCGCACTACGACACGGTGCGCAACGGCGGCAAGTACGACGGACGGCTGGGGATTTTCGTGCCGATGGCCTGCGTTCGTGAACTGCAGCGCCAGGGCCGGCGCCTGCCGTTTGGCCTGGAAGTCGTCGGGTTCGCCGAAGAGGAAGGCCAGCGCTACAAGGCAACCTTCCTCGGCTCGGGCGCGCTGACCGGCCATTTCGATGCGGCCTGGCTGGACCAGAAAGACGCCGACGGCATCACGATGCGCGAAGCCATGACGCAGGCCGGCTTGCGCATCGACGACATCCCCGCGCTCCGGCGCGACCCGGCCCGCTACCTCGGCTTTGTCGAGGTGCATATCGAGCAGGGGCCGGTGCTCAACGCGCTGGACCTGCCGCTGGGCGTGGTCACCTCCATCAACGGCAGCGTGCGTTACGTCGGCGAGATCATCGGCATGGCCAGCCATGCCGGCACGACGCCGATGAACCAGCGCCGCGATGCGGCCACGGCGGCGGCGGAACTCGCGCTCTACGTCGAGAAGCGCGGCGGCAGTGCAGAGAACCTCGTGGCCACCGTCGGTATGCTCGAAGTGCCGGGCGGCTCGATCAACGTGGTGCCGGGGCGTTGCAAATTCAGCCTGGACATTCGCGCGACCACCGATGAAGTGCGCGACGCCTGCGCCGCCGACATCGTCCATGAGCTGCAAGCCCTTTGCCAGCGGCGCGGCCTGCATTACCGGCTCGAAGAAACCATGCGCGCCGCCGCCGCGCCCAGCGCGCGCGCTTGGCAGCAGCGCTGGGAGCGGGCCGTCGAAGCGCTCGGCCTGCCGGTGTTCCGCATGCCCAGCGGCGCCGGCCATGATGCGATGAAACTGCACGAAATCATGCCCCAGGCGATGCTGTTCGTTCGCGGCCTGAACGCCGGCATCAGCCACAACCCGCTCGAAGCCATCACCAACGACGACGCCGAGCTGTGCGTGCGCGCCTTCCAGAACCTGCTCGATCAACTTGCCACGGAATTTCCATGA
- the puuE gene encoding allantoinase PuuE: protein MPSNYPRDLAGYGRNPPHANWPGRARIAVQFVLNYEEGGENSVLHGDAGSEQFLSEMFNPPAFPDRHLSMEGIYEYGARAGVWRLLREFEKRGLPLTVFGVGMALERCPDVAAAFMELGHEIACHGWRWISYQNVDEATEREHMARGMQAIERLTGERPLGWYTGRDSPNTRRLVADHGGFEYDSDYYGDDLPFWLQVEKTDGSLAPQLVVPYTLDTNDMRFALPQGFSQGDDFFTYLRDSFDVLYAEGEERPAMLSIGMHCRILGRPGRLRALQRFLDHIEQHDRVWVTRRIDIARHWKQVHPFNPETSFVWRACK, encoded by the coding sequence ATGCCCTCCAACTACCCACGCGACCTGGCCGGCTACGGCCGCAACCCGCCCCATGCCAACTGGCCCGGCCGCGCCCGCATCGCGGTGCAGTTCGTTTTGAATTACGAGGAAGGCGGGGAAAATTCCGTGCTGCACGGCGACGCCGGCAGCGAGCAATTCCTGTCCGAGATGTTCAACCCGCCCGCCTTTCCCGACCGCCACCTGAGCATGGAGGGCATTTACGAATACGGCGCCCGCGCCGGCGTGTGGCGGCTGCTGCGCGAATTCGAAAAGCGCGGCCTGCCGCTGACGGTGTTCGGCGTTGGCATGGCGCTGGAACGCTGCCCGGACGTGGCGGCGGCATTCATGGAACTCGGCCATGAAATCGCCTGCCACGGCTGGCGCTGGATCAGCTACCAGAATGTGGACGAAGCCACCGAGCGCGAACACATGGCACGCGGCATGCAGGCCATCGAACGCCTGACCGGCGAGCGGCCGCTGGGCTGGTACACCGGCCGCGACAGCCCCAACACGCGCCGGCTGGTGGCCGATCATGGCGGCTTCGAGTACGACAGCGACTACTACGGCGACGACCTGCCGTTCTGGCTGCAGGTCGAGAAAACCGATGGTTCGCTGGCGCCGCAGCTGGTCGTTCCCTACACGCTGGACACCAACGACATGCGTTTTGCGCTGCCGCAGGGCTTTTCGCAGGGCGACGATTTCTTCACCTACCTGCGCGACAGCTTTGACGTGCTGTACGCCGAGGGCGAGGAGCGGCCGGCCATGCTGAGCATCGGCATGCACTGCCGCATCCTGGGCCGCCCCGGCCGCCTGCGCGCGCTGCAGCGTTTCCTCGACCATATCGAGCAGCACGACCGCGTCTGGGTGACCCGGCGCATCGACATCGCCCGCCACTGGAAACAGGTGCATCCCTTCAACCCCGAAACCTCCTTTGTCTGGCGCGCTTGCAAATGA
- the uraH gene encoding hydroxyisourate hydrolase, translating to MGHLSTHVLDTMHGCPAAGMKLTLQRMDGAHVETLKEVVLNQDGRSDGGPLLDASAMAAGRYRLLFEVGDYFRARGVALPEPAFIDTVPVDFGIADAQGHYHVPLLVSPWTYSTYRGS from the coding sequence ATGGGCCACCTCAGCACCCACGTTCTCGATACCATGCACGGCTGCCCGGCGGCCGGCATGAAACTCACGCTGCAGCGTATGGACGGCGCGCATGTCGAAACCCTCAAGGAAGTGGTCCTGAACCAGGACGGCCGCAGCGACGGCGGCCCGCTGCTGGATGCTTCAGCCATGGCGGCCGGGCGCTACCGGCTGCTGTTCGAAGTCGGTGATTATTTCCGCGCCCGGGGCGTGGCGCTGCCCGAGCCGGCGTTCATCGACACGGTGCCGGTGGATTTCGGCATCGCCGATGCGCAAGGCCACTACCATGTGCCGCTGCTCGTCAGCCCCTGGACCTACTCGACCTACCGCGGCTCATGA